The genome window CGAGACCAAATACTACATTATTTCGTAATAGACGATCGAGACTAGAGAGTCGAAAACAGCTATAGTCATCCTAGGTCCTACCGCCGCCGGTAAGTCGCGCGTTGCCGTCGAGTTAGCTCGTCAATTGGACGGTGAGGTAATAGGTCTCGATTCGCGCCAGATCTACCGTCATATGCCTGTCGGCACAGCCCAACCGGCTGAGAAGGAGCGGGGTGGCATTCCTCATCATCTCATCGGTATCAGGGACCCCGGCGAAGTGATCTCTGCGGGGGAGTACGCTCACCTGGTGGAAGAGACGATAAAAGGGGTGCAGGAGCGGGGAAACGTTCCCATTGTGTGCGGCGGGAGCGGTCTCTACTACAGGGCGCTTACTTGCGGTATTTTTGAAGAATCTTCTTCTGACCTTGATATTCGCAAGAAGCTTCAAGCTGAACTTGAAAAGAAGGGTGTTGCTAAACTATTGCGGAGGCTTCGGACTGTTGACCCGGAATACGCCAAAATCGTTCATCCTAACAATCATAAGCGGCTAATCCGGGCGCTGGAAATCCATAAAATTACAGGAAAAGCCCCCAGTGACCATTTCAAATCCCAGCAGAAGAGAAGGTCGGATGATACAATCTTCAGCGTCTATCTACGAGCGTCGCTCGATTTTCTCGAGGAGCGCATCCGCCGCCGTACTGATGAGATGCTTGACAGAGGATGGATAGAAGAGGTTCAGTCACTCATGGAGATGGGAGTCGATCAGAAGTTCCATCCCGTGGACAGTCTCGGTTATCGCCAGATTATGTCTTATCTTGATGGAACCATGAACCGGGATCAGATGATAGAACGCATCAACATTGAGACGCGCCAGTACGCAAAAAAACAGTTGAAGTGGTTTGATCGTGAGAAGATAAATCTGAAACTGGATCTATCAAAAGACAGATCACTTGATAATACAGTCGCTACTATTTTTGATGGATTCAAAATGTTTGGTTCAAGTTAGACTTTAATAGTAAATTACTATTTGAAAAAGGTCCTTTAAACCATTCCTGAGAGAAGGTAAGGACGCTTCGGCATCCTCCTGTCTCGGGAGGATTTTTAGTATCTGAGCGTGCCGAAGATAAAGAAAAAACAGCTTCTTGACGAAGACGGGATCAACCGGTCCCTGTCGCGTATTGCTCACGAAATTGCTGAACGTCTTCCTGGCACAGATAAGATAGCCCTTATCGGTATCCGCACCCGCGGCGAATTCATCGCCACCCGGCTGGCTGAGAGAATAGAGAGTCTCACCCAGAACGAAGTTCACCTCGGTTTTCTTGATGTCACCTTCTACCGCGACGATTTCCGCGAACGTCTGATCCAGCCGCAGGTTAAGGGATCGGACATCTCCTTCTCCATCGATGGTCTAACACTGATCCTGGCTGATGACGTCCTTTTCACCGGGCGGACCATCCGCGCGGCGCTGGATGAACTGATGGATTTCGGCCGGCCGGCGAAAATCTTGATGGCGACGCTCGTGGACAGGGGTCACCGCGAAATGCCTATCAAGGCCGACTTTGTGGGTAAGAATATTCCCACCGCGGAAAACGAACATGTCCTGGTGAAACTCAACGAAGTCGACGGCGAGGATACCGTCTATCTGGTGGAATACGGCTAAAATGGGATTCTTGCACAATAGACACTTGCTCGGTTTGGATGACACTCCGGCGGAGGATATCAAGCTGATCCTCGAAAACGCGTTCACTTTCCGCGAGGTGCTGGACAGACCCATCAAAAAAGTGCCGACGCTCCAAGGCAAGACGGTAGTGAACTTATTCTTCGAGCCGTCCACTCGTACCAGGATATCCTTCGAACTGGCACAGAAGCGGCTGTCGGCAGATATGGTAAACTTTTCCGCTAGCGTAAGCAGTCTTCAGAAAGGGGAAAGTTTCAAGGATACAGCTCAGAATATCGAGGCAATGAAGATTGATTGCATCATCATGCGTCATCCTGTTCCCGGCGCGCCTCTTCATCTGACGAAGCATGTCGATGCAGTAGTTGTAAATGCCGGCGACGGAACACACGAACACCCGACTCAAGCGCTGCTGGATATGATGAGCCTGCAGGAGAAACTGGGTGCAATTGAGGGGCTCAAGGTCGGTATCGTGGGCGATATTTCTCACAGCCGTGTGGCCGGATCGAATATTCTCGGCCTGCAGAAGATGGGTGCGGAA of Candidatus Neomarinimicrobiota bacterium contains these proteins:
- a CDS encoding aspartate carbamoyltransferase catalytic subunit produces the protein MGFLHNRHLLGLDDTPAEDIKLILENAFTFREVLDRPIKKVPTLQGKTVVNLFFEPSTRTRISFELAQKRLSADMVNFSASVSSLQKGESFKDTAQNIEAMKIDCIIMRHPVPGAPLHLTKHVDAVVVNAGDGTHEHPTQALLDMMSLQEKLGAIEGLKVGIVGDISHSRVAGSNILGLQKMGAEVTLCGPRTMMPWGVEKLGVAVNHNLDEVLDWADAVNVLRIQRERLGVNYFPSVREYRHLFGVTRERIERLKKQLIIMHPGPMNRGVEIDSDVADSENAIILDQVLNGVAIRMAVLYLLLGDKPEE
- the pyrR gene encoding bifunctional pyr operon transcriptional regulator/uracil phosphoribosyltransferase PyrR, with translation MKKKQLLDEDGINRSLSRIAHEIAERLPGTDKIALIGIRTRGEFIATRLAERIESLTQNEVHLGFLDVTFYRDDFRERLIQPQVKGSDISFSIDGLTLILADDVLFTGRTIRAALDELMDFGRPAKILMATLVDRGHREMPIKADFVGKNIPTAENEHVLVKLNEVDGEDTVYLVEYG
- the miaA gene encoding tRNA (adenosine(37)-N6)-dimethylallyltransferase MiaA, with amino-acid sequence MLGPTAAGKSRVAVELARQLDGEVIGLDSRQIYRHMPVGTAQPAEKERGGIPHHLIGIRDPGEVISAGEYAHLVEETIKGVQERGNVPIVCGGSGLYYRALTCGIFEESSSDLDIRKKLQAELEKKGVAKLLRRLRTVDPEYAKIVHPNNHKRLIRALEIHKITGKAPSDHFKSQQKRRSDDTIFSVYLRASLDFLEERIRRRTDEMLDRGWIEEVQSLMEMGVDQKFHPVDSLGYRQIMSYLDGTMNRDQMIERINIETRQYAKKQLKWFDREKINLKLDLSKDRSLDNTVATIFDGFKMFGSS